TAGGAAGTGTTCAATAGTAATGATCTATTGGACTTGTATACCTTTAACAATGATAGTGCCAACGAGTTCTTTTGTAGTTTTGAATTCTCTATCGACATGATTTCCCGGATTATGACTGTGTTGCTGGTTACTTCTCCATGCAAAAAGAGAGTTATGtgtctattttttttttattgctTGGTTTAAAATTATGATTTCGTTGAAAACTGAAAGGAAGTGGGGAAGGAGAGATAAAGTGTGAGTGGGCGAGAGAGACACATACATCATCCACaggggaaaaaaaaaaaaaggtcGTGTATTATAATACCAACAGAGTACATAACTAATGCTATATTCCAAACCCTACTCTGTATGGAATCAACTGGGAGATAAGGGAAAGACTAATTGGCTTACTGGAAACTATAATTGATGATCCTGGTATATTAGATCAGCTTGTGAGAGTTTCTTCAAATATCTGTTTATCCTTCTCTATAATatctttcaattcatttattcGTTTAAAATAAGCAGCATTTGCCAATTCCTCGGTATTATTCACTTCGTACTTCTTTAGTAGATTCTTGTATAATTCAACAAGTTGAGCATTGGTTTGAAGTTTAATAGCACTATCTTTGTTATTTATCGTGGCACTGTTTAAATGGTTAATCTTATGTTGCTTCCACTGAGTAATAAtgttttgtattttattttcactCAATGATGTTAACTTGTCGACATTGTTTATATTGTCGGAATGTAGTAGTTGAGCTAACAATAATACTTGTCTTGCAGAATAAAAGTCTGGATTAGTGTTTGTCATATTCAATTCTATCAATATCGCTAGcacaaattgataaatggGGAGGGGGGCAAAGAGAGGTGCTGAATCTTATTATGTCTACTTAGAGGAATAAATCATAAGATggaattattttttttcatattccaccaaaaataaaagacGTGCGCGTCGTCGTCCGGGTCTAGTTTCTCATTATGGTCTGTTCCTGGGGAGAGAGAGAGTAAGGAAAATATGCACATTCCAAATCTGTAAcgatttttgatttcagaTATCAAActatttcatttcattttttgtaGCAAAAAAGTCGCCAACACTACCACAACCCCTTTAAAGCTATTCTAACTATACTAACTTGCTAGTGAAAGAAGTCTTTGCTTCTTGACTATCTATTTCAGGACGTCCCTCTCTAGACACTTTTGACATTACGTTTATTGCAAATTATATCAAAACATCTTGCATCACATAAATTGAATACTCATAGGAATTAACGAAATCATGAATCATGAAAACATAGCACTATTTGAAAGTGAGTTTTCTCAAATTCACCTTAATCATCGTAACAATCttgacaaaaaaatatctcCAACTcgaagaaagaaaatattatatCCGCAACATCTATATCCAATGGTAAGGAATGATACAGGGGGTAGgcaaatttcaaaagagTTATCTCCAGCTCCTATGActgatttgaattcaagCAAACCTGACATGTCGAGAACTCCAGTTACACCAAACAGAATAACAAGTACACCTAATAGCGACACCCAAAATAAACCAACCAATCTAACCAGCTCAAAAAATCCATTCCGGTCAAACAGAACAATGAGTTATCCAGTTCCAGataaaatttccaaaaaaacCGATGGCCAGTTTTCATTTATGAGAGAGACATCGTCATCAttacaaaagaaacaagTATTGACTCCTATTAACGATAAACGTACCACCAATGGCAAATCTCCATCAATGGGTCTGTCCTCAACAAAGAAACGCTTAGAATATTCTAGGCAATTGTCACAACGATCCAAGAGACACATCTCTAACAGTGGgatcaataaatcaaatcatgATGCAAGCGATTTTGAAAGCGTACAAGCTGGTAAATACAAGCTGAGTCTGGAATCATCACCCGATGAATATTACCAACTAAACACTGATGATATTGTAATTGACGAATCACCCTCCAAACCAAGAAGACATGTCACCCAACCTCTACCGAAGACAGATAACGTATTTACTAGATTATATCCGAAATCATTGAAACAACCGACAGCAAAACTGCCAGCACCAAAACAGAATAAAGAAACACAACTTCTGAAAGCTATGCATCGACTGAAAATAGATTCTGTTTCACAATTACATCAATCTTTGTACATAAAGAATCCTCAACTATTCCAAGAAGATACATTGGAAGAACAAACTGAGACACCTTACGATATCCAAGAATCTGATTTGGATGGTCTCAATATGTATGAAAAAGGTGAAATTGCAAGGAAAAAAGagatttattatatacCAAAACGACCGCTTCGACAAATAACTGTGAATTCACAGGAAAAcaattttggatttgatgATAACAAGGgcaattatattattattccgCAAGATCATATTAATTATCGCTATGAGATTGTATCTGTTCTTGGGACGGGATCATTTGGAAATGTTGTTATGGCAAAAGACCATAAAACACACCATCTAGTAGCAGTTAAAATTGTCAACAATCACGTAAATTGGTCCTTGCAAC
This is a stretch of genomic DNA from Candida dubliniensis CD36 chromosome 1, complete sequence. It encodes these proteins:
- a CDS encoding protein kinase, putative (deleted EC_number 2.7.1.37;~Similar to S. cerevisiae YAK1;~Similar to S. pombe POM1), whose translation is MNHENIALFESEFSQIHLNHRNNLDKKISPTRRKKILYPQHLYPMVRNDTGGRQISKELSPAPMTDLNSSKPDMSRTPVTPNRITSTPNSDTQNKPTNLTSSKNPFRSNRTMSYPVPDKISKKTDGQFSFMRETSSSLQKKQVLTPINDKRTTNGKSPSMGSSSTKKRLEYSRQLSQRSKRHISNSGINKSNHDASDFESVQAGKYKSSSESSPDEYYQLNTDDIVIDESPSKPRRHVTQPLPKTDNVFTRLYPKSLKQPTAKSPAPKQNKETQLSKAMHRSKIDSVSQLHQSLYIKNPQLFQEDTLEEQTETPYDIQESDLDGLNMYEKGEIARKKEIYYIPKRPLRQITVNSQENNFGFDDNKGNYIIIPQDHINYRYEIVSVLGTGSFGNVVMAKDHKTHHLVAVKIVNNHVNWSLQQSINEIKLLKNLQDKQKTLENSNIISILDNFNFRSHMCIITELLSINLYSMLELTNFQGFGYDLSQYITRQILTGLQFIHDSNIIHCDIKPENIMIKLPPSPKHNWFIVKIIDFGSSCFVNDTSFTYIQSRYYRAPEVLLGTSYDQKIDIWSLGCLVVELFTGVPLLPGKNEYDQLGLIVELFGIPKTQTILKLRNKLTKKTNQVSIASNATVVVPLPSISDKSLKRTLIYKVFDHNGKINLSALSQYYNDTNVTSVNKSFKISSKTLEGQIGLHRFNLKPEEKERFLQFLFYIFVWDPSERKTTHDLLNTPFLE